A single window of Acidimicrobiia bacterium DNA harbors:
- a CDS encoding PAS domain-containing protein, translated as MAKTSVLATGVERSFDLDEVIVSKTDLQGRLTYVNDVFIRVSAYSESELIGKPHNVIRHPEMPRSIFQLLWDTIRHGKELFAYINNLAADGAYYWVFAHITPSLDTQGNVLGYHSNRRVPDRDAINEVSQLYSMLLTQEKLAGRGRASIDAGTDLLQQTLARQNQTYDEYVWGLATKSVERL; from the coding sequence ATGGCCAAAACTTCAGTACTAGCGACCGGCGTCGAACGATCATTTGATCTAGATGAGGTAATTGTCTCTAAGACCGACCTCCAGGGTCGATTAACTTACGTTAATGACGTGTTCATCAGAGTCTCTGCTTACAGCGAGTCAGAACTAATTGGTAAACCTCATAACGTTATCCGACATCCTGAAATGCCTCGTAGCATCTTTCAACTACTTTGGGACACCATTAGGCATGGCAAAGAACTATTTGCATACATAAACAACCTGGCCGCTGATGGCGCATATTACTGGGTATTTGCTCACATAACACCGAGTTTAGACACTCAAGGAAATGTTCTTGGATATCATTCAAACCGTCGAGTGCCTGACCGAGATGCCATAAATGAAGTGAGCCAGCTCTATTCAATGTTACTCACTCAAGAAAAGCTTGCGGGTCGAGGCAGAGCGAGCATTGATGCTGGCACCGATCTATTGCAACAAACTCTCGCTCGACAAAATCAAACCTACGATGAATACGTCTGGGGTTTAGCTACAAAGTCAGTAGAGAGACTGTGA
- a CDS encoding Hsp20/alpha crystallin family protein: MDSIALHQQVLDATERARASMTLQNVPINVYESSAAMVVVAPFPTVQPDDVVIELADGKLRIFGELRSAGPRQYLIQEWKYGGYEREIDVPAGFGAGLEASLSQGQLAVRVLRGEPSTAPLRIQPADTALALD; this comes from the coding sequence GTGGACAGCATTGCATTGCATCAACAAGTGCTTGATGCGACCGAACGGGCGCGAGCCAGCATGACCCTGCAAAACGTTCCCATCAACGTCTATGAAAGCTCGGCAGCAATGGTGGTTGTGGCACCATTTCCGACGGTTCAACCCGATGATGTAGTTATTGAGCTGGCCGATGGCAAGCTTCGAATCTTTGGCGAGCTGCGAAGCGCTGGGCCGAGACAGTACTTGATTCAGGAATGGAAGTACGGCGGCTACGAACGAGAAATTGATGTTCCCGCTGGCTTTGGCGCTGGCCTTGAGGCGTCGCTTTCACAAGGGCAACTAGCCGTTCGCGTATTGCGGGGCGAGCCAAGCACAGCACCACTAAGAATCCAGCCTGCCGATACTGCGCTGGCTCTGGATTAA
- a CDS encoding TetR/AcrR family transcriptional regulator, translating to MTMGSAKVRWLLAGQELLRTGGIRSVKLDALCEEAGLTTGSFYHHFRNIATYRNELATFYGGDQVRELISSITVADPLERLEAVAELAHNKSLGPLDIAMRDWAGSDQRAAAAVEAADFAMLEHFAQLFEDLGHRQDEARLRALLLLSAGVSRVHNPWKVPNVTSTLLKLLAGRCIELNQRR from the coding sequence ATGACTATGGGTTCTGCCAAGGTACGCTGGCTTTTAGCCGGGCAGGAACTGTTACGAACCGGTGGGATTCGCTCGGTGAAGTTAGACGCACTCTGTGAAGAGGCTGGGCTAACCACCGGCAGCTTCTACCATCATTTTCGTAATATCGCCACCTATCGAAACGAACTGGCCACCTTCTACGGTGGTGATCAAGTTCGCGAGCTGATCTCAAGCATTACCGTGGCCGACCCCCTTGAGCGACTTGAGGCTGTGGCCGAGCTCGCCCACAACAAATCTCTCGGGCCGCTCGATATTGCCATGCGTGATTGGGCTGGCAGTGACCAACGAGCAGCCGCGGCGGTCGAGGCCGCCGACTTTGCCATGCTCGAACATTTTGCCCAACTCTTTGAAGACCTAGGGCATCGCCAAGATGAAGCTCGACTTCGAGCACTACTGCTCCTCTCGGCTGGCGTTAGTCGTGTTCACAATCCGTGGAAAGTTCCGAACGTGACCTCGACGCTTCTAAAACTGCTGGCGGGCCGCTGTATCGAGTTGAATCAAAGGCGCTAG
- a CDS encoding acyl-CoA dehydrogenase family protein encodes MERDVFEAEHDMFRSSIREFFEREAVPNIERWEKEGVVDRELFLKAGAAGFLGIDLPEEHGGGGTRDFRYNQIINEEVQRAGLGGSGLGITLHNDICVPYFRDLTNDEQKSRWLPGICSGELITAIAMTEPGTGSDLANISTTAIRDGDYYLVNGSKTFITNGINADLVITAVKTDATQKHRGMSLLVIERDTPGFSRGRNLEKIGMHAQDTAELAFSDARVPVANLLGAEGEGFKLLMTNLAQERLSIAVAGVAAAKAALDWSVEYTKERQAFGAPISSFQNTRFALATLATEVEVGQSFIDRCVALLNQDRLSAEDAAMAKWWCTELQGRAVDQGVQLHGGYGYMTEYPIARAYMDARITRIYGGTTEIMKEIISRSL; translated from the coding sequence ATGGAACGAGATGTATTCGAGGCTGAGCACGACATGTTTCGCTCTAGCATTCGAGAGTTCTTTGAACGTGAAGCCGTACCCAACATTGAACGATGGGAAAAAGAAGGTGTTGTCGACCGCGAGTTGTTCCTAAAGGCCGGTGCCGCTGGTTTCTTAGGCATTGATTTACCCGAAGAACACGGCGGCGGGGGAACCCGCGATTTCCGTTACAACCAAATAATAAACGAAGAAGTGCAGCGAGCCGGCCTTGGCGGCTCGGGCTTGGGTATAACGTTGCACAACGATATTTGTGTGCCCTATTTCCGCGACCTCACCAACGACGAGCAAAAGTCTAGATGGCTGCCAGGTATCTGCTCGGGCGAGCTGATAACGGCAATTGCCATGACTGAACCTGGTACTGGTTCCGATCTCGCCAACATTTCTACCACTGCCATCCGAGACGGCGACTACTACCTGGTCAACGGGTCGAAGACGTTTATCACCAACGGAATCAACGCCGATTTGGTAATAACCGCCGTTAAGACTGACGCCACCCAGAAGCATCGCGGAATGTCGCTGTTGGTTATCGAGCGAGACACGCCCGGTTTCAGCCGGGGCCGAAACCTCGAGAAAATCGGTATGCACGCCCAAGATACGGCGGAGTTGGCTTTCAGTGATGCCCGCGTCCCGGTTGCCAACCTTCTTGGGGCCGAGGGCGAAGGCTTCAAGCTACTCATGACCAATCTCGCACAAGAACGGCTATCAATCGCCGTTGCTGGGGTGGCGGCGGCCAAGGCAGCCTTGGACTGGAGCGTTGAATACACCAAAGAACGCCAAGCTTTCGGCGCACCCATTAGCAGTTTTCAAAACACTCGATTCGCCCTTGCAACCTTGGCCACCGAGGTCGAAGTTGGTCAAAGTTTCATCGACCGTTGTGTAGCTTTGTTAAACCAAGATCGCTTAAGTGCCGAAGACGCTGCCATGGCCAAATGGTGGTGTACCGAGCTACAGGGCCGTGCGGTCGACCAAGGCGTGCAGCTCCACGGAGGTTATGGCTACATGACCGAATATCCCATTGCGCGTGCCTACATGGACGCCCGTATAACCCGAATTTATGGTGGCACTACCGAGATCATGAAAGAGATCATCAGTCGCTCACTCTAA